From a region of the Teredinibacter turnerae genome:
- a CDS encoding DUF6635 family protein translates to MTKKITQQEIQDLAVEAIHEYFEACRARVPAFVQQHYRYPGAWRTNRRALGLDLLRAPINLFWAPVFGVLSVLRIGLQLLRWHRAAALLGRVPEGFNTQVQHYLGLCIRRDLMRLDCDSDSLEAHITRKLSARFGDSHPERQEQQAFFHRAAAIVHEALQEYRVTRTASSDITNTITSTLVGAAAFQKFTPGGIGIGFLIAALVARYQAEHDFFLGRTLGRFYYQLFPPVPSWQLTAAALTLVLVLLACFASFSGLITDPIQARLGLHRVRLQKMLSHLERDISAQTASSFRPKDQYVARILDLFDAVKSHLS, encoded by the coding sequence ATGACCAAGAAAATAACACAACAGGAAATACAAGACCTGGCAGTCGAAGCGATCCATGAATACTTCGAAGCGTGTCGGGCTCGTGTGCCGGCGTTTGTGCAACAGCACTACCGATATCCCGGCGCCTGGCGCACCAACCGACGAGCCCTTGGATTGGATCTGTTGCGAGCACCCATCAATCTTTTTTGGGCCCCGGTGTTTGGCGTGTTAAGCGTGTTACGCATAGGATTGCAGTTGTTGCGCTGGCACCGTGCTGCGGCGCTCCTTGGTCGGGTGCCGGAAGGTTTTAATACACAAGTGCAACACTATTTGGGGCTCTGCATCAGGCGAGACCTGATGCGGCTGGACTGCGACAGCGACAGCCTGGAAGCGCACATAACACGCAAACTGAGCGCCAGGTTTGGCGATTCTCATCCAGAAAGGCAGGAACAGCAGGCATTTTTTCACCGTGCCGCTGCGATTGTTCACGAGGCTTTACAGGAGTATCGGGTTACCCGTACCGCGTCGTCGGATATTACCAACACTATCACCAGCACCTTGGTCGGCGCGGCAGCATTTCAAAAATTTACCCCCGGCGGCATTGGCATAGGATTTTTAATCGCTGCGCTGGTCGCCCGCTATCAGGCTGAACACGACTTTTTTTTGGGCAGAACGCTCGGTCGGTTTTACTATCAACTATTTCCACCGGTGCCGAGCTGGCAGTTAACGGCCGCTGCACTTACCCTGGTGTTGGTGCTGCTCGCTTGCTTCGCCTCATTTTCCGGCTTGATTACGGATCCAATTCAGGCGCGGCTGGGTTTACACCGGGTACGGCTGCAAAAAATGCTCTCCCATTTGGAGCGCGATATCAGTGCTCAAACGGCTAGCAGCTTTCGCCCCAAAGACCAATATGTTGCACGTATATTGGATTTGTTCGACGCGGTCAAATCGCATTTGAGTTAG